In the genome of Streptomyces sp. P3, the window CTCGGCGTCGTAGATGCTGCGCATCATGTCACCGGGCGTGTAGGCGACGGGCGGTGCCGGGATCGCGGGCCCGCTGAAGACGGGGAACCCGATGGTCTGCGCGGCGGAGGCCGGGCTGACGGAACAGACGGAACACAGGATGAGCACGAGGGCGACGAGGAGGCGCTTCATGGGCTCCCTCTCCGGTTGGCGGTATCGGGGTGTCATGCGCCTGACATACGTGCGAGGAAACTCACCTAAAAGGTTTTCGCAACGTAGGAGCGAGCTGATGCCGTGTCAAGGGAAAGCGCTTGAGCACGAGTTCACCGGCCGCACCGGAGCCCCGGGGAGCGCGGTTCAGGACAGCGGCGCTGTCGACTCCCGGATGACCACCCGGCCGCGCACCGTCTCGATCCCCGAGCGCCGCGCGCCGCCGATCGCGAGGAAGAGGGCGTGCGCGGCCGCCCGCCCCACCTGTTCCAGGTTCATGTCGACGCTGGTCAGCGGCGGGCGCGAAGAGGCGGTCAGGACCTGCCAGTTGTCGAAGCCCATCACCGCCACGTCCTCCGGCACCCGGTGACCGCGCTCCCGCAGGACGTCCATGACGCCGCGGGCTATCTGGTCGCTGCCGCACAGCACGGCGTCGAGATCCGGATGCCGGTCCAGCAGCAGCGCGGTGGCCGCCCGCCCCCAGCCCTCCGTCCAGGCGCCGAACCGTGGTTCGCCGACCGGCGCGAGACCGGCGTCGGCCAGCGCGGCCCCGGCGCCCTCGGCCCGCTCCCGCGCCGCGACGTACCCGGGGTCGCCGGTGATGTGCGCGATCCGGGTGCGCCCGCAGGCCAGCAGGTGTTCCACCGCGGTCCGGCCGGCGTCGACGCTGTCGGGGACGATGGACAGATCCGCCGGATCGTCCGACGGCGCGTAGGCGTAGACCACGGGCACGGGCAGCTCGCGCCCCAGGGACGGGCGGGGGTCGGTCCGGCTGCCCACCACGATGAGTCCGTCGACGCGGCGTCCCAGGAGCGCCCGGACATGGTGCTGTTCACGGATGGCGTCGCCCCGGGCGTCACACAGGAACACGGCGACCTCGCCCGCCCCGAACGCGTCCTCCGCGCCCATCAGGATCGGGATGCTGAAACGGCCCTCGAGGTCGCTGGTGAGCAGCCCCACGGTGCCCGACCGTCCCACGAGCAGTCCGCGGGCCAGCTGGTTCGGCCGGAAGGCCAGCCGCTCGGCGGCCTCGATCACCCGCTGCCGGGTCTCGGCGCGCACCTGGCTGCGGCCGTTGAGCGCCTTGGACGCGGTGGCGATGGACACGCCGGCCAGCCGGGCGACGTCACTGAGCGTGGCGGGGTGCGAACGAGAGGTGCCGGGGGCCGGTGTCATGAGGGTCTCCTGTCGCGCGGCGCGTGAGTAAACCGTACGCGAGTTGTTTCGGCCGGGGCCCGGCCGGGACGGTTTCACAGGTTTCGGTGGAGCCCGCAATACCGCTTGCTGCAGGGGGATTGACGGGCTGTCAGTCGGGTCCTAGTTTTCAGAAAGCCTTTTCGGTTCCTTTCCGTTCGAAGAGCCCACACTAGGGGGATCGTCATGGGGAGCACGACCGGACCACGTGGACCCGTCCGCAGACTCACCGTCGGCGTCGTCGCGTTCCTCGCCACCGCGAGCCTGATCACGGCCTGCGGATCGGGGGACGGCGACTCCGCCGGCGGGTCCGACCGGAGTGCCGACGCCAAGGGCGTCGACGACGGCGCCACGCTGACCATGTGGACACGGGCGGCGACCCGGCCGCAGAGCGAGGCCCTGGTCAAGGCCTACAACGCCAGTCACAAGAACAAGATCGAGCTGACCGTCGTCCCCACCGACGACTACCAGGCCAAGGTGGGTGCGGCGGCCGGCTCCCACGACCTCCCCGACCTCTTCGCCTCCGACGTGGTGTTCGTGCCGAACTACACCACCAGCAAGCTCTACGCCGACCTCACCGAGCGCATCGACGCCCTGCCGTTCGCCGCGAGCCTGGCCCAGTCACACATCAAGGCCGGCACGTACGAGGGCAGGAAGTACGTCGTCCCGCACACGCTGGACCTGTCGGTGCTCTTCTACAACAAGGACCTCTACCGCAAGGCCGGGCTCGACCCGGAGAAGCCGCCCGCCACCCTCGCCGACTGGGACCGCCAGGCCCGGGCCGTGGACGCGCTCGGCGGCGGAGTCGACGGCACCTTCTTCGGCGGCAACTGCGGCGGCTGCGGCGTCTTCACCTGGTGGCCGTCCATCTGGGCCGGGGGAGAGGATGTGCTGAACAAGGAGGGCACCGGGGCGAACCTCGACTCCGCCACCGCGAAGAAGGTCTACGACACCTACCGCGGATGGGTGAAGGACGACATCGTGGCCCCCGGCGCGCGCGACGAGACCGGCGCCACCTGGACCGGTGTCTTCCCCAAGGGCAAGGTCGGGGTCATGCCCATGCCGTCGACCACGCTGGGCCTGATGCCCAAGAACCTCGACCTCGGCGTCGCACCCATCCCCGGGCCCGACGGCGGCAAGTCCACCTTCGTCGGCGGCGACGCCGTCGGCGTCTCGGCCACCAGCAAGAAGGTCGACCAGGCCTGGAACTTCCTCGCCTGGTCACTGGGAGACGAGGCCCAGGTGAACGTGGTCGCCGCGCACAAGGACGTCGTGGCCCGCACCGACCTCGCCGCCAACAAGTACTCCGCCGCCGACCCCCGTCTGGTCGCCATCAACCAGTTGGTCGCGGACGGCCGCACCCCGTACGCCCTGAAGTTCGGACAGACCTTCAACGACCCCAACGGGCCCTGGCTGTCCATGATGCGCGACGCGGTCTTCGGTGACGGGGCGTCGCTCGACAAGGACAACAAGGCCGTCACCGCCTCCCTGGCCGACTGATCCGCACGACCTCGCCCGACGCGGTACGACGCGGGCGCACGGCACGGACGAACGACGCGGGCGCACGGCACGGATGCACGGCACGGACACGCGGCCGGACGCCGTGCTCCCGCACGACCCCTCCCACCGCACACGGCAGAGGAGAGCCATGCAGGTCAAGGCGCCCGACCGGGCGACCGCCGAGCACCCGCCCCCGACACGGCGCCCAGCCCGCAGCCCCCGCCCCGCCGCCCCGCGCCGGCATTCCCGAAGGATCCAGGGGCTCGGTTACGCCGCCCCCACGGCCGTCTTCGTCACCGTCTTCTTCCTGCTGCCCCTGGTGCTCGTCGGACAGATGTCCCTCGACGAATGGCCGCTGCTCGCGGGGGACCAGGGCGCCAACGCCCCCGAGAACTACACCGACGTCATGGACAGCCCGCTGTTCTGGCCCGCAGTGCGCTTCACCCTCCTCTACACGGCGGTCGTCACCGTCGTCCTCCTGGGTCTTGCCCTGCTGCTCGCCCTGCTCGTCCAGGAGTCCCGCCCCGGCGCCGGCTTCTTCCGCACGGTCTACTTCCTGCCGGGCGCAGTCGGCCTGGCCTCGGCCTCGCTGCTGTTCTGGGGCCTGTACAGCCCCACCACCGGACCGCTCAGCAGCATCCTCGAGCACCTCGGCCTCGTCGACGACCCGGTGTCCTTCCTCGGCACCCCCACCTCCGCGCTGCTGTCGACGGTCTTCCTCGTCGTCTGGAAGTTCGCCGGCTTCTACATGCTGATCCTCCTCGTGGGTCTCCAGCGCATCCCGCACGAGGTGTACGAGGCCGCCCGGATGGACGGCGCGAGCCGCGGCCAGATCTTCCGTTCCATCACCCTGCCGCTGCTGCGTCCGTCGCTCGCCCTGTCCCTGCTGCTCTGCGTCACCGGCTCACTGCTGGCCTTCGACCAGTTCTTCGTCCTCACCAAGGGCGGACCCGACAACAGCACCGTCACCGTCGTGCAGCTCATCTACCGCGAGGCGTTCCAGCGGCTGAACCTCGGCACCGCGGCCGCCCTGTCCATCCTCGTGCTGGGCGCGCTGCTCCTGCTGAACGCCCTGCAGTTCCGCGGTCTGCGCCGCTCCGACGAGTCATGACCCCCGCCTCCTGGAGAAGGGACCCCACGGTGCTCACCCGAGCCCTCGGCCGGACGCCCCACTACGTCGTCTCCGCAGGACTGGCCGTCATCTTCCTCTTCCCGCTGGTGTGGAACGCCTGGGCGTCGGTCAGCGCCCAGCCCGGCACCGCGCAGGAGTCCGGCTACGGCCTCGGCAACTACCGCACGCTGCTCGACTACGACGCCGGACTGTGGCGCTACCTCGGCAACAGCGCCGTCGTCTCCGTGCTCACCGTCGCCCTGACGCTCGGGGTCTCGCTGCTCGGCGGCTACGCCTTCGCACGCTTCGAGTTCCCGGGCAAGAACCTGCTGTTCCTGCTGACGCTGGCGATCCTCATGGTCCCGTACGCCACCCTGCTCATCCCGCTCTACGTGCTGCTCGGCAGGCTCCATCTGCAGAACTCGCTGCTCGGACTGAGCCTGGTGCTGGCGATGTTCCAACTGCCTTTCGCCACCTTCATGATGCGGATCTCCTTCGAAGCGGTGCCGCGAGAACTGGAGGAGTCCGCCCTCGTCGACGGCTGCGGCACCGCGGGCGCGCTGCGCCGGGTCCTGCTCCCGGCGGTGCGGCCGGGACTGATCACCGTGGGTCTCTTCGCCTTCCTCGCGGCCTGGAACGACTTCATCGCACCGCTGATCCTCATTTCCGACAGCCAGAAGGCCCCGCTGCCGCTCGCCGTCGCGAACCTGCGGCAGCAGAGCATGGGCGCCGTCGACTACGGCGCCACCGAGGCCGGGGTGGTGGTCCTCGCCGTGCCCTGCCTGCTCCTCTTCCTGCTGCTCCAACGGCACTACGTGCGGGGCTTCATGTCGGGCGCGCTCAAGGGCTGAGGCGCCCGCCCGACCGCCCGGACCGCCGCGGAGGCCGGACCGGCCCCGACCGGCGGGACCGCGGGGACCGACCCGGACGGCCGACCGACCCCGACCGACCCCGACCGACCCGGACCCATTCGGACCGACGACCACCTGGACACCCTTGACGGGCAACCGAGAGGACGAACCGAAGGCATGAACTGGTGAGGGAGAACACGACGCGGTCAGCCGTCCTGCCGGTGGCGCCGAGCCGGGGGCGGCTGCGACCGCTGGGTCTCGACGAGGTCAGGATCACCGGGGGCTTCTGGGCCCGGCGCCGACAGGTCAACGCGACCGCGACAATCGACCACTGCCGCGACTGGATGGAACGCGTCGGCTGGACCGGCAATTTCCGCGCCGCGGTGGAAGGCCGGATCCACCGGGACCGGCGTGGCCGCGAGTTCGCCGACTCCGACGTCTACAAGCTGATCGAGGCCATGGCCTGGGAGGCCGCCCACGGCTCCGGCGCCGCCCTCGACGCGCAGATCGCCGCACTCACCGACACCATCGCACCCGCCCAGGAACCGGACGGCTACCTCAACACCGCCTTCGGCCGCCCCGGTCAACAGCCCCGGTACAGCGACCTCGAGTGGGGCCACGAGCTGTACTGCTACGGGCATCTGATCCAGGCCGGCGTGGCCCAGACCCGGGCCCGCGGTGAGGGCGAGCTGGCGAAGATCGCCCGGCGCGCCGCCGACCACGTGTGCGCGGCCTTCGGCCCCGGCGGCATCGAACGCGTCTGCGGACACCCGGAGATCGAGACGGCCCTGGTGGAACTGGCCCGGGCGACCGGCGAACAGCGCTACCTCGACCAGGCCGCGCTCTTCGTCGACCGTCGCGGCCGGCACACCCTCGCCGAGCCCGAGTTCGGCCGCGCCTACTACCAGGACGACGTGCCCGTCCGGGAGGCGACCGCGCTGCGCGGCCACGCCGTACGTGCCCTCTACCTCGCGGCCGGCGCCGTCGACGTGGCGGTGGAGACCGGGGACGACGCCCTGCTCGACTCGGTCGTCCGGCAGTGGGAGGCCGCGGTCGCCCGGCGCACCTACCTGACCGGCGGCATGGGCTCCCACCACCGGGACGAGTCCTTCGGCGACGACTTCGTCCTGCCCCCTGACCGCGCCTACTCGGAGACCTGCGCGGCCGTCGCCTCCGTGATGCTCAACTGGCGGCTGCTGCTGGCCACCGGCGAACCGCGCTACGCCGACCTCGCCGAGCGGACCCTGTTCAACGTGGTGGCGACCTCGCCGTCACAGGACGGCAGGACCTTCTTCTACGCCAACACCCTGCACCGGCGCCGCCGCGGCACGACACCCGCCGCCGACGCGCAGAGCCCGCGCGCCGAATCGGGCCTGCGCGCCCCCTGGTTCGCGGTGTCGTGCTGTCCGACCAACGTGGCGCGGACCCTCGCCCTGCTGCCCGCCTATCTGGCGACGGCCGACGACGACGGGGTGCAACTGCACCAGTACGCCGACGCCGAGCTCGCCACCTCCCTCTCCGAGGGCCGGGACGTCGCCCTGCACGTGCGCACCGACTACCCGTCCGACGGCAGCGTCACCGTACGGATCGACCGCTCGCCGGAGCACCCCTGGACCCTGTCGCTGCGGGTGCCGGCATGGGCGACGGGCGACGCCGCCCGACTGGTCGACCCGGACGGGGTGCGCCGTGCCGTGACGCCGGGTACGGCCGCCGTCACCCGGCGCTTCCGGCCCGGCGAC includes:
- a CDS encoding LacI family DNA-binding transcriptional regulator; the protein is MTPAPGTSRSHPATLSDVARLAGVSIATASKALNGRSQVRAETRQRVIEAAERLAFRPNQLARGLLVGRSGTVGLLTSDLEGRFSIPILMGAEDAFGAGEVAVFLCDARGDAIREQHHVRALLGRRVDGLIVVGSRTDPRPSLGRELPVPVVYAYAPSDDPADLSIVPDSVDAGRTAVEHLLACGRTRIAHITGDPGYVAARERAEGAGAALADAGLAPVGEPRFGAWTEGWGRAATALLLDRHPDLDAVLCGSDQIARGVMDVLRERGHRVPEDVAVMGFDNWQVLTASSRPPLTSVDMNLEQVGRAAAHALFLAIGGARRSGIETVRGRVVIRESTAPLS
- a CDS encoding sugar ABC transporter substrate-binding protein, which gives rise to MGSTTGPRGPVRRLTVGVVAFLATASLITACGSGDGDSAGGSDRSADAKGVDDGATLTMWTRAATRPQSEALVKAYNASHKNKIELTVVPTDDYQAKVGAAAGSHDLPDLFASDVVFVPNYTTSKLYADLTERIDALPFAASLAQSHIKAGTYEGRKYVVPHTLDLSVLFYNKDLYRKAGLDPEKPPATLADWDRQARAVDALGGGVDGTFFGGNCGGCGVFTWWPSIWAGGEDVLNKEGTGANLDSATAKKVYDTYRGWVKDDIVAPGARDETGATWTGVFPKGKVGVMPMPSTTLGLMPKNLDLGVAPIPGPDGGKSTFVGGDAVGVSATSKKVDQAWNFLAWSLGDEAQVNVVAAHKDVVARTDLAANKYSAADPRLVAINQLVADGRTPYALKFGQTFNDPNGPWLSMMRDAVFGDGASLDKDNKAVTASLAD
- a CDS encoding carbohydrate ABC transporter permease, with translation MQVKAPDRATAEHPPPTRRPARSPRPAAPRRHSRRIQGLGYAAPTAVFVTVFFLLPLVLVGQMSLDEWPLLAGDQGANAPENYTDVMDSPLFWPAVRFTLLYTAVVTVVLLGLALLLALLVQESRPGAGFFRTVYFLPGAVGLASASLLFWGLYSPTTGPLSSILEHLGLVDDPVSFLGTPTSALLSTVFLVVWKFAGFYMLILLVGLQRIPHEVYEAARMDGASRGQIFRSITLPLLRPSLALSLLLCVTGSLLAFDQFFVLTKGGPDNSTVTVVQLIYREAFQRLNLGTAAALSILVLGALLLLNALQFRGLRRSDES
- a CDS encoding carbohydrate ABC transporter permease, producing MLTRALGRTPHYVVSAGLAVIFLFPLVWNAWASVSAQPGTAQESGYGLGNYRTLLDYDAGLWRYLGNSAVVSVLTVALTLGVSLLGGYAFARFEFPGKNLLFLLTLAILMVPYATLLIPLYVLLGRLHLQNSLLGLSLVLAMFQLPFATFMMRISFEAVPRELEESALVDGCGTAGALRRVLLPAVRPGLITVGLFAFLAAWNDFIAPLILISDSQKAPLPLAVANLRQQSMGAVDYGATEAGVVVLAVPCLLLFLLLQRHYVRGFMSGALKG
- a CDS encoding glycoside hydrolase family 127 protein → MRENTTRSAVLPVAPSRGRLRPLGLDEVRITGGFWARRRQVNATATIDHCRDWMERVGWTGNFRAAVEGRIHRDRRGREFADSDVYKLIEAMAWEAAHGSGAALDAQIAALTDTIAPAQEPDGYLNTAFGRPGQQPRYSDLEWGHELYCYGHLIQAGVAQTRARGEGELAKIARRAADHVCAAFGPGGIERVCGHPEIETALVELARATGEQRYLDQAALFVDRRGRHTLAEPEFGRAYYQDDVPVREATALRGHAVRALYLAAGAVDVAVETGDDALLDSVVRQWEAAVARRTYLTGGMGSHHRDESFGDDFVLPPDRAYSETCAAVASVMLNWRLLLATGEPRYADLAERTLFNVVATSPSQDGRTFFYANTLHRRRRGTTPAADAQSPRAESGLRAPWFAVSCCPTNVARTLALLPAYLATADDDGVQLHQYADAELATSLSEGRDVALHVRTDYPSDGSVTVRIDRSPEHPWTLSLRVPAWATGDAARLVDPDGVRRAVTPGTAAVTRRFRPGDEIRLELPVAPRWIAPDPRIDAVRGTAAVQRGPLVYCAESVDLPPGHEVDAVRVNPSVPPQDGPDGTVVAAGALVAAPDAPPGAQGGRSGEPADSAADTDTRAAADTDAAAGVDAEGDGRAVPDADTRWPYAPLDEAAVPDGERADIVLVPYHSWANRGPSTMRVWLPTTRPPTEPPGR